DNA sequence from the Chryseobacterium turcicum genome:
CAACTTTAGGTAAAATTGTAAACTTTATTCTGCATGAGGGTAGAAAACCAATTCAGTTTTTCAACTCAGAAACCACAGTCTTAGAAAGATATATTCGACATTATATATCCACTAAGAATGAAGAAGTATTAACAGACTTATTAAATAGTATTGCAGGTTTTAAAACCAATAGTAAAATAATTTCAGGTTTATTCAAACGAATTAACCCTCTTGCAAAACAAAATCGAGGACCAAAAGAGAATTTCAATGTAAAAAAAGTAATTGAAAATTGCTTTAAAATTTTTAATACATCTTTAATAGAATCCAATATTGAAATAGAGATTAATTGTGATCAGGATTTAATAATTTATGGTTGGGAAGAAGACTTATACACTGCTTTGACAAACCTTATTGAGAACAGTATTTATTGGTTAGGGCTATCTATAAAAGACGATAAAAAAATTATTACTGATGTATCAGAAGATTCAGGAACCTTAATTATAGATTTCAGAGACAATGGATCAGGATTATCACACAATGAAATTGAAAGTGATATAATCTTCGAGCCTGGATATTCAAAAAAACTCAATGGAACAGGTCTAGGTTTAGCAATTTCGGGAGAGGCAGTAGAAAGATTAAATGGAAAATTATCTGCCAGAAAATATAGTGAGGGAGCTTATTTTCAAATTGAGATAAACAAATAAACTATGAAAAAAAAATTTAAATTATTAATTGTTGAAGATGATCCTTTAGTGATTTCTACTTATCAAAGCAACATTAGCTCCTATAACAAAACGAATGATCAAGTAGAAATTACTGCAACCATAAATTCGGATAAAGATGATGCAATTTTATTATTGAGAAATTCAGAGAATAGTTTTGATGGTGCTATAATAGATTTAGATCTTAAACAATCTGGAGGATCAGATTCCTCAGGAAATGATATTGTTAGAGAAATTAAAGAAAATTTGAGATTTCCAGTTTTTGTTATTTCGGGTACTACTCATAATTTATCAAAAGATTTGGCAGAAGAAACCTCTTTTTTTAAAGTTAAGGAAAGGGATGATTCAGAATTTGATTATTTAGATGAATTCATAAAGATATTTAATACTGGAATAACTCAGATATTGAATAGACAAGGTATTATAGAAAAAAATATAAATGATATTTTTTGGAAACACTTATCCGGATCATTAGAACTATGGATAAATGACATTCAAAAAACTCCCGAAAACAAGCAGAAATCTCTTCTTAGATATGTGCTTTCCCATTTACAAGAATATTTAGATTTAACAGAAGAATCAGATTTTGACACGTACCATCCCGCCGAAATTTATATTATGCCACCTATTAAAAATAAAGTTTTTACTGGTGATTTAGTAGAGGAAAGTAATACAAATAAATTATACATTGTCTTAACTCCTTCTTGTGATTTGGCTCAATCAAAAGCAAAAGAAATATTATTAGCTGAAATTG
Encoded proteins:
- a CDS encoding response regulator; translated protein: MKKKFKLLIVEDDPLVISTYQSNISSYNKTNDQVEITATINSDKDDAILLLRNSENSFDGAIIDLDLKQSGGSDSSGNDIVREIKENLRFPVFVISGTTHNLSKDLAEETSFFKVKERDDSEFDYLDEFIKIFNTGITQILNRQGIIEKNINDIFWKHLSGSLELWINDIQKTPENKQKSLLRYVLSHLQEYLDLTEESDFDTYHPAEIYIMPPIKNKVFTGDLVEESNTNKLYIVLTPSCDLAQSKAKEILLAEIESDSEEGLLFEKANILKKNKAKEETIKNAEKDLKSLINNSYSNKYHFLPKYNEIKPGLINFQKLKSVRNKDLNNNFSRKASINSTFTKDIIARFSHYYSRQGSPDFNLDEIYDSLLK